One genomic segment of Stenotrophomonas sp. 704A1 includes these proteins:
- a CDS encoding LysR family transcriptional regulator, translating to MNDSAAGADRLDLLRTFLRIVDAGSLSAAAVQLGTTQPTVSRRLQALERQLGLRLLQRSTHGLQLTEEGLRCQRHAQRVVDEWESLQAELHGEPETLRGRLRVMVPHAFGQAQLLPTMLGFLDRHPQLSLEWILEDRRPDFIAEGIDCAVRVGPVDEPRMVALPLAEVPRIVVAAPSLVQASTVSSPEQAQSLPWISLVTYYRERLLLHDAQGRAHTLSISPRLLSDNLFVVQQAARAGLGAAVVSAWLVAEDLAQGRLVQLLPDWQAPPLPVHVVFPAARHQPPRLRAFIDAMKAALPQLHGMRPASR from the coding sequence ATGAACGACTCCGCGGCCGGCGCCGATCGCCTGGATCTGCTGCGCACCTTCCTGCGCATCGTCGATGCCGGCAGCCTGTCGGCCGCCGCCGTGCAGCTGGGCACCACCCAGCCGACGGTCAGCCGGCGCCTGCAGGCGCTGGAGCGGCAGCTCGGACTGCGCCTGCTGCAGCGCTCCACCCATGGCCTGCAGCTGACCGAAGAGGGCCTGCGCTGCCAGCGCCACGCTCAACGGGTGGTGGACGAATGGGAATCGCTGCAGGCCGAACTGCACGGCGAACCGGAAACCCTGCGCGGGCGCCTGCGGGTGATGGTGCCGCATGCCTTCGGCCAGGCGCAGCTGCTGCCGACCATGCTCGGCTTCCTCGACCGGCATCCCCAGCTGAGCCTGGAATGGATCCTGGAGGACCGCCGGCCGGACTTCATTGCCGAAGGCATCGACTGCGCGGTGCGGGTGGGCCCGGTGGACGAGCCGCGCATGGTCGCACTGCCGTTGGCCGAGGTGCCGCGCATCGTGGTGGCGGCGCCGTCGCTGGTGCAGGCCAGCACGGTCAGCTCGCCGGAACAGGCGCAGTCACTGCCGTGGATCTCGCTGGTCACCTACTACCGCGAGCGCCTGCTGCTGCATGACGCGCAAGGGCGCGCGCATACGCTGTCGATCAGTCCGCGCCTGCTCAGCGACAACCTGTTCGTCGTGCAGCAGGCCGCGCGTGCCGGCTTGGGAGCGGCGGTGGTCTCGGCCTGGCTGGTCGCCGAGGACCTGGCACAAGGGCGGCTGGTGCAGCTGCTGCCGGACTGGCAGGCTCCACCCCTGCCGGTGCACGTGGTGTTTCCCGCCGCACGCCATCAGCCACCGCGGCTGCGCGCCTTCATCGACGCGATGAAGGCCGCGCTGCCGCAGCTGCATGGAATGCGGCCGGCGTCGCGTTGA
- a CDS encoding ankyrin repeat domain-containing protein, which translates to MQPPRSRFRCASAGRVLLLCLLAMALPACTATAGVEADAQLRDAASRGDAGAVRQALAAGADPEVRDGQGRTALLLATHGNHVDAARELIEAGADVNAKDALQDSAYLYAGARGLDEILALTLSHGADLRSTNRYGGTALIPAAERGHVATVRTLLRAGVAVDHVNRLHWTALLEAILLGDGGPRHVQIVQLLLDAGANPELADGEGVTPLAHARQRGHTEIETLLRQHGAAR; encoded by the coding sequence ATGCAGCCACCGCGTTCCCGTTTCCGCTGTGCCAGCGCCGGCCGCGTGCTGCTGCTGTGCCTGCTGGCCATGGCGCTGCCGGCCTGTACCGCCACCGCCGGTGTGGAGGCCGATGCCCAGCTGCGCGATGCCGCCAGCCGCGGTGATGCCGGGGCAGTCCGCCAGGCGCTGGCGGCGGGCGCCGATCCTGAGGTGCGCGATGGCCAGGGGCGTACCGCGCTGCTGCTGGCCACGCACGGCAACCACGTGGATGCCGCGCGCGAGCTGATCGAAGCTGGCGCCGACGTCAATGCCAAGGATGCGTTGCAGGACAGCGCCTACCTGTACGCCGGGGCGCGCGGCCTGGATGAGATCCTGGCGCTGACCCTCTCGCACGGTGCCGACCTGCGCAGCACCAACCGCTACGGTGGGACCGCGCTGATTCCGGCCGCCGAGCGTGGCCACGTTGCCACCGTGCGCACGCTGCTGCGCGCCGGCGTGGCCGTCGATCATGTCAACCGCCTGCACTGGACCGCGTTGCTGGAAGCGATCCTGCTCGGCGATGGCGGTCCGCGCCATGTGCAGATCGTGCAGCTGCTGCTGGATGCCGGTGCCAACCCGGAGCTGGCGGATGGCGAAGGCGTGACGCCGCTGGCCCACGCGCGCCAGCGCGGCCATACCGAGATTGAAACCCTGCTGCGCCAGCACGGCGCGGCACGCTGA
- a CDS encoding TonB-dependent receptor plug domain-containing protein, producing the protein MSATSPALRPRLLVLAVSSLMLAPLPAFAQESAPTTLQEVKVTGSRIPRASVEGPSPVTVISREQIDAQGYRNAFDALSALTENTGNVQGEDFGNTFTPAANTINLRGLGPNRTLVLVNGRRQSDYPLAYEGSVNVVNLANIPSALIERIEVLAAGASAVYGSDAIAGVVNIILKDRFDGVDVNVRAGGTGQGGGDNQRVQVVGGSSGDRWDGLFGFEFDVRKAIHAHQRDFMDSLDDDPTGKAPQATAIAYRRNAATGRNIDPGVNGCGAASAIYGGSVFRANNPRQGWYCGSNEAAASYWTVQTEKRNLNGYGLLTFHVNESTDLFADLAVGSAKIHNNTRAPSWTSSRNYFYNQTSGNLESWYRRFAPEEVGGLPRNANRFLENSWSFNLGARGQIGDSGWDYEAVYSRSRYENRTRRPVLLAGINDYLLGPQLGVRNGVEVYAPDPARLFRPLTPDEYAGLSGYQESRNAAWLQTFSASVNGRLFALPGGDAALAAVVEAGSQGYRNRPDPRLGTGEFWNTSAGIGAGGERDRYAAGVELQLPLLRSLTTTLAGRYDQYRAGGEHIGKATWSVGVEFRPIESLLIRGSAATSFRAPDMNYVFATETRGYNPGMTDYWRCRTAGQSYDNCDYNGLSIDYSNRANAQLQPETAKSYGFGVVWSPLSGLDFSADYYDIRIDNEVTSLDTSRILRDEADCRLGRTLGGEARDIGSPLCQDALSRVIRNPSNATVQPDQVTRVLINPINAASESVRGLDLKGNWRFDAGRYGRFTTRLAYTVVLEHTYRQFSDDAERDIRNSLDDYQWRSKANGSITWNQGDWTTTLYGNRFGSLPKSDGSGRIAPYMTYNASVFRQFGENLSVGVIVNNLRDSRPPADRNGGGWPFYPVGNYDPYGRQYWLQLDYRFR; encoded by the coding sequence ATGTCTGCCACTTCCCCGGCGCTGCGCCCGCGTCTGCTGGTGCTTGCCGTGTCGTCCCTGATGCTGGCCCCGTTGCCGGCCTTCGCGCAGGAAAGCGCGCCCACCACACTGCAGGAAGTCAAGGTCACCGGTTCGCGCATTCCGCGCGCCAGCGTTGAAGGTCCGTCGCCGGTCACGGTGATCAGCCGCGAGCAGATCGACGCGCAGGGCTACCGCAATGCCTTCGACGCGCTCAGCGCGCTCACCGAGAACACCGGCAACGTACAGGGCGAAGACTTCGGCAATACCTTCACTCCGGCCGCCAACACGATCAATCTGCGGGGCCTGGGCCCGAACCGCACGCTGGTGCTGGTCAACGGCCGGCGCCAGTCCGACTACCCGCTGGCCTACGAAGGTTCAGTGAACGTGGTCAACCTGGCCAACATCCCCAGCGCGCTGATCGAGCGCATCGAAGTACTGGCCGCAGGTGCGTCGGCGGTGTATGGCTCCGATGCCATCGCCGGCGTGGTCAACATCATCCTCAAGGACCGCTTCGACGGCGTGGACGTCAACGTGCGCGCCGGTGGTACCGGGCAGGGAGGCGGTGACAACCAGCGCGTGCAGGTGGTTGGCGGCAGCTCCGGCGACCGCTGGGACGGCCTGTTCGGCTTCGAATTCGACGTGCGCAAGGCGATCCATGCGCATCAGCGCGACTTCATGGACTCGCTGGACGATGACCCCACCGGCAAAGCGCCGCAGGCTACCGCGATCGCCTATCGCCGCAATGCCGCCACCGGGCGCAACATCGACCCGGGCGTCAATGGCTGCGGCGCTGCCTCGGCCATCTATGGCGGCAGCGTGTTCCGGGCCAACAACCCACGCCAGGGCTGGTACTGCGGCAGCAATGAAGCGGCCGCCAGCTATTGGACCGTGCAGACCGAGAAGCGCAACCTCAATGGCTATGGACTGTTGACCTTCCACGTCAACGAGAGCACCGACCTGTTCGCTGATCTGGCGGTGGGCAGTGCGAAGATCCACAACAATACCCGCGCCCCGTCGTGGACCTCGTCGCGCAACTACTTCTACAACCAGACCAGCGGCAACCTGGAGAGCTGGTACCGCCGCTTCGCACCGGAGGAAGTCGGTGGCCTGCCGCGCAATGCAAACCGCTTCCTCGAGAACTCGTGGTCGTTCAATCTCGGTGCACGTGGCCAGATCGGCGACAGCGGCTGGGACTATGAAGCCGTCTACAGCCGTTCGCGCTACGAGAACCGCACCCGCCGCCCGGTGCTGCTGGCCGGCATCAACGACTACCTGCTCGGTCCACAGCTGGGCGTGCGCAATGGCGTGGAGGTCTACGCCCCGGATCCGGCGCGCCTGTTCCGGCCGCTGACGCCGGACGAGTACGCCGGCCTGTCCGGCTACCAGGAGAGCCGCAATGCGGCCTGGCTGCAGACCTTCAGTGCCAGCGTCAACGGTCGCCTGTTCGCGCTGCCCGGCGGCGACGCCGCACTGGCAGCAGTGGTCGAGGCCGGCAGCCAGGGCTACCGCAACCGCCCGGATCCACGCCTGGGCACCGGCGAGTTCTGGAACACCAGTGCCGGCATCGGTGCCGGCGGCGAGCGTGATCGTTACGCCGCCGGCGTGGAGCTGCAGTTGCCGCTGCTGCGGTCGCTGACCACCACGCTGGCCGGTCGCTATGACCAGTACCGGGCCGGCGGCGAGCACATCGGCAAGGCGACCTGGAGCGTCGGCGTGGAGTTCCGCCCGATCGAGAGCCTGTTGATCCGGGGTTCGGCCGCAACCAGCTTCCGCGCGCCGGACATGAACTATGTGTTCGCCACCGAGACCCGCGGCTACAACCCGGGCATGACCGACTACTGGCGCTGCCGTACCGCCGGCCAGTCCTATGACAACTGCGACTACAACGGCCTGTCGATCGACTACAGCAACCGCGCCAACGCGCAGCTGCAGCCGGAAACCGCGAAGTCCTATGGGTTCGGCGTGGTCTGGTCGCCGCTGTCCGGGCTGGATTTCAGTGCCGACTACTACGACATCCGCATCGACAACGAGGTGACCAGCCTCGACACCAGCCGCATCCTGCGCGACGAAGCCGATTGCCGGCTGGGCCGTACGCTGGGCGGCGAAGCGCGCGACATCGGTTCGCCGCTGTGCCAGGACGCGCTGTCACGGGTGATCCGCAATCCGTCCAACGCCACCGTGCAGCCGGACCAGGTGACCCGGGTGCTGATCAACCCGATCAATGCGGCGTCCGAATCGGTGCGCGGGCTGGACCTGAAGGGCAACTGGCGTTTTGATGCCGGTCGCTACGGCCGCTTCACCACGCGCCTGGCCTATACCGTGGTGCTGGAGCACACCTACCGGCAATTCTCCGATGATGCGGAGCGTGACATCCGCAACTCGCTGGATGACTACCAGTGGCGCAGCAAGGCCAACGGCAGCATCACCTGGAACCAGGGCGACTGGACCACCACGCTGTACGGCAATCGCTTCGGCTCCTTGCCCAAGAGTGATGGCAGTGGCCGCATCGCGCCGTACATGACCTACAACGCCAGCGTGTTCCGCCAGTTCGGCGAGAACCTGTCGGTGGGCGTGATCGTCAACAACCTGCGTGACAGCCGACCGCCGGCGGACCGGAACGGGGGCGGCTGGCCGTTCTATCCGGTCGGCAACTACGACCCGTATGGCCGCCAGTACTGGCTGCAGCTGGATTACCGGTTCCGTTGA
- a CDS encoding GNAT family N-acetyltransferase: protein MLRALQRSDLPSWRRHYRGIEHACSVPPHHDAEARFLCGVQRSQLQHDNDQLLLGAFDAEGELLDQMNLHLRCAHTRSVELRWLRADGCPQQRQLHRSLQALCAFLFEQVGIRRLFVLLAPDADAQLVAALQGLCFEREGLLRDQYLGADGWQDRQLYALTAPRWQQRPPAS, encoded by the coding sequence GTGCTGCGCGCACTGCAGCGCTCGGATCTGCCCAGCTGGCGCCGCCACTACCGCGGCATCGAACATGCCTGCAGCGTTCCCCCCCATCACGATGCCGAAGCCCGTTTCCTCTGTGGCGTACAGCGCTCACAGCTTCAGCACGACAACGACCAGCTGCTGCTGGGCGCCTTCGACGCCGAGGGTGAACTGCTGGACCAGATGAACCTGCACCTGCGCTGCGCGCACACCCGCAGCGTCGAACTGCGCTGGCTGCGTGCCGACGGCTGCCCGCAGCAGCGGCAGCTGCACCGCTCGCTGCAGGCGCTGTGTGCGTTCCTGTTCGAACAGGTGGGCATCCGCCGGCTGTTCGTGCTGCTGGCGCCGGACGCGGACGCCCAACTGGTCGCCGCATTGCAGGGCCTCTGCTTCGAGCGTGAGGGCCTGCTGCGCGACCAGTACCTGGGTGCCGACGGCTGGCAGGACCGCCAGCTGTATGCGCTGACCGCGCCACGCTGGCAGCAGCGGCCCCCGGCAAGCTAG
- a CDS encoding amidohydrolase family protein, whose product MTLQFIHGGVDRNGAPLHFHIRDGRISGLNGDARPADGAECVDLKGFALLPGLVDGHIHLDKSFVGDRWHPHQPVNSLRERLAVEKAAVAAAAPMVDRAEALIRQCSGFGTVAMRCHVDIDGSTGLRHLQAVREAALRCADIMRIQLVAFPQAGVMSCPGTAAVLEQALAAGVDVLGGIDPTTLDGDAEGQLALLFGLAERHGVQLDIHLHEPGETGLAQLLRIAARTRAAGLQGRVAVSHAYALGEVPLARALQVGEALATAGVAIMSNAPGDHPFPPLRPLHDAGVRVFAGNDNIRDCWWPYGNGDLLQRAMLLGYRSGFYTDADLMLALDMVTTHAAQVIGLPQYGLAEEHPATFVAVRADHGPAAVAAVPVERRVVVDGRWL is encoded by the coding sequence ATGACCCTGCAGTTCATCCACGGCGGCGTTGACCGCAACGGCGCACCGCTGCATTTCCATATCCGTGATGGCCGCATCAGCGGGCTCAATGGCGATGCCAGGCCCGCCGACGGGGCGGAATGCGTCGATCTGAAGGGCTTCGCGCTGCTGCCCGGGCTGGTCGACGGCCACATCCACCTGGACAAGAGCTTCGTCGGCGACCGCTGGCACCCGCATCAGCCGGTGAACAGCCTGCGTGAGCGGCTGGCGGTGGAGAAAGCGGCAGTGGCGGCTGCGGCACCGATGGTCGACCGGGCCGAGGCGCTGATCCGCCAGTGCAGCGGCTTCGGCACGGTGGCAATGCGCTGTCATGTCGATATCGATGGCAGCACCGGCCTGCGCCACCTGCAGGCAGTGCGCGAGGCCGCGCTGCGCTGTGCCGACATCATGCGTATCCAGCTGGTGGCGTTCCCGCAGGCCGGGGTGATGTCCTGTCCCGGCACCGCTGCGGTGCTGGAGCAGGCCCTTGCCGCGGGCGTGGACGTGCTGGGCGGCATCGACCCGACCACGCTCGATGGTGATGCCGAAGGCCAGCTGGCGCTGCTGTTCGGGCTGGCGGAGCGCCATGGCGTGCAGCTGGACATCCACCTGCACGAGCCCGGCGAAACCGGCCTGGCCCAGCTGCTGCGCATCGCCGCGCGGACCCGCGCCGCCGGCCTGCAGGGGCGGGTGGCGGTCAGCCATGCCTATGCGCTGGGGGAGGTGCCACTGGCGCGTGCGCTGCAGGTCGGCGAGGCGCTGGCCACGGCCGGCGTGGCGATCATGAGCAATGCACCGGGCGACCATCCGTTCCCGCCGCTGCGGCCGCTGCATGACGCCGGCGTGCGCGTCTTCGCCGGCAACGACAACATCCGTGACTGCTGGTGGCCGTATGGCAATGGCGACCTGCTGCAGCGGGCGATGCTGCTCGGCTACCGGTCCGGCTTCTACACCGATGCCGACCTGATGCTGGCGCTGGACATGGTGACCACCCATGCCGCACAGGTGATCGGGCTGCCACAGTACGGCCTTGCCGAAGAACATCCGGCCACCTTCGTGGCGGTGCGTGCCGACCATGGCCCGGCGGCGGTGGCCGCCGTGCCGGTGGAACGACGGGTGGTGGTCGACGGCCGCTGGCTGTAG
- a CDS encoding CDP-diacylglycerol diphosphatase codes for MSLRFPLLLSLWVLAGCATAPPAPAPAHSDALWRLIQRDCRGDPAPHGACLQVETAADRRDVLVKDAHGDYQFLLMPLDKVSGIESPTLYRSGAPNYFAAAWQARSRTERALRQPLPRSVASLALNSPHGRSQHQLHIHVDCLRADVMQALDAHAAALGTAWAPLPVLLRGHRYQARLLPGAELRANPLNLLAYDLSGVDRVGDWSLLVAGREDVHGGPGFILLATQLDPATGNDASAEELQDHACAVLTGADATLERVR; via the coding sequence GTGTCCCTGCGCTTTCCGCTGTTGTTGTCCCTGTGGGTGCTGGCCGGTTGTGCCACGGCCCCGCCCGCACCGGCTCCGGCGCACTCCGACGCGCTGTGGCGCCTGATCCAGCGTGACTGCCGCGGTGATCCGGCCCCGCACGGGGCGTGCCTGCAGGTGGAGACCGCTGCGGACCGGCGCGACGTGCTGGTCAAGGATGCGCACGGGGACTACCAGTTCCTGCTGATGCCGCTGGACAAGGTCAGCGGCATCGAAAGCCCCACGTTGTACCGCAGTGGCGCACCCAACTATTTCGCGGCGGCCTGGCAGGCGCGCAGCCGCACCGAGCGGGCGCTGCGGCAGCCGCTGCCGCGCAGCGTGGCCAGCCTGGCCCTGAACTCACCACACGGCCGTTCGCAGCACCAGCTGCACATCCATGTGGATTGCCTGCGCGCGGACGTCATGCAGGCACTGGATGCCCATGCCGCCGCGCTGGGCACGGCATGGGCTCCGCTGCCGGTGCTGCTGCGCGGCCATCGCTACCAGGCACGGCTGCTGCCCGGGGCGGAGCTGCGCGCCAATCCCTTGAACCTGCTGGCCTACGACCTCAGCGGGGTGGACCGCGTGGGTGATTGGAGCCTGCTGGTGGCCGGACGCGAGGACGTGCACGGCGGCCCGGGTTTCATCCTGCTGGCCACGCAGCTGGACCCGGCAACCGGCAACGACGCCAGCGCCGAGGAACTGCAGGACCACGCCTGTGCGGTGCTGACCGGCGCCGACGCCACGCTGGAGCGCGTGCGCTAG
- a CDS encoding MFS transporter → MSTPLLSAATVPVTAPSTPLVLAMAAGAGFSVASLYYSQPMLGLIAADLGAGERAAGLVPTLTQLGYALGILLLAPLGDRFDRRALILGKSALLAVALGAAATVGHLPGLLLASLLVGLMATLAQDIVPAAAVLAPDAQRGQIVGRVMTGLLLGILLSRVVSGLVAEAWGWRSQFMLAAVSVAVMGAVMARALPRFAPTSTLRYPALLGSLLALWRGQPQLRRAVASQSLLAVGFSAFWSTLALMLHARLGLGSAAAGAFGVAGAAGALAAPFAGRFADRLGSHAVARLAIVVALLGFGLLLAEPWLPAAALLPLLVVSALLFDFGFQSALVAHQTLVYGLVPPARSRLNALLFTGMFIGMAAGGALGSLALAQWGWQGVAWLAVGCAAGSLLLRLR, encoded by the coding sequence ATGTCGACTCCCTTGCTGTCCGCGGCCACCGTCCCGGTCACCGCACCGTCCACCCCGCTGGTGCTGGCCATGGCCGCCGGTGCAGGCTTTTCGGTGGCCTCGCTGTACTACAGCCAACCGATGCTGGGGCTGATCGCAGCCGATCTCGGCGCGGGTGAGCGCGCCGCCGGGCTGGTGCCGACCCTGACCCAGCTCGGCTACGCGCTGGGCATCCTGTTGCTGGCGCCGTTGGGCGACCGCTTCGATCGCCGTGCCCTGATCCTGGGGAAATCGGCGCTGCTGGCGGTGGCGCTGGGCGCCGCGGCAACGGTCGGGCACCTTCCCGGCCTGCTGCTGGCCAGCCTGCTGGTGGGGCTGATGGCGACCCTGGCACAGGACATCGTGCCCGCCGCCGCGGTGCTGGCCCCGGATGCGCAGCGCGGGCAGATCGTCGGCCGGGTGATGACCGGGCTGCTGCTGGGCATCCTGTTGTCGCGGGTGGTCAGCGGCCTGGTTGCCGAGGCCTGGGGCTGGCGCAGCCAGTTCATGCTGGCGGCGGTGTCGGTGGCGGTGATGGGCGCGGTGATGGCACGGGCATTGCCCCGGTTCGCACCGACCAGCACGCTGCGCTATCCCGCCCTGCTAGGATCGCTGCTGGCGCTGTGGCGCGGGCAGCCGCAGCTGCGCCGCGCGGTGGCCAGCCAGTCGCTGCTGGCGGTGGGCTTCAGTGCGTTCTGGTCGACCCTGGCGCTGATGCTGCATGCACGGCTGGGACTGGGCAGTGCGGCGGCAGGTGCGTTCGGCGTTGCGGGTGCGGCCGGTGCACTGGCCGCGCCGTTCGCTGGCCGCTTCGCCGATCGACTGGGCAGCCATGCAGTGGCGCGGCTGGCGATCGTGGTGGCGCTGCTCGGCTTCGGCCTGCTGCTGGCCGAGCCCTGGCTGCCGGCCGCCGCGCTGTTGCCGTTGCTGGTGGTGAGCGCGCTGCTGTTCGACTTTGGTTTCCAGTCGGCGCTGGTGGCGCATCAGACGCTGGTCTATGGCCTGGTGCCGCCGGCGCGCAGCCGGCTCAACGCGCTGCTGTTCACCGGCATGTTCATCGGCATGGCCGCCGGTGGTGCGCTGGGCAGCCTGGCGCTGGCGCAATGGGGGTGGCAGGGCGTGGCCTGGCTGGCGGTGGGGTGTGCGGCCGGCAGCCTGCTGCTTCGTTTGAGATGA
- a CDS encoding LysR substrate-binding domain-containing protein → MQDSAKSNRTLFELDLLRALVMVADCGSFTTAATRLHSTQSTVSQKVRRLEELAGHRLLERGHRDVHPTDAGHTLLGYARRMLDLNEEMAQALAGATVETAVRIGVPEDFVNAQTTRMLAAFSRRHPQVKLEISSGLSRDLAHGFDHGELDLVLVKQRRNTRQAVHCRREPMHWIDSLRSSCLMHEPLPLVTFPPRGLYRDEMIHAVEALGLRWRIAFTSSSLSGIQGAVADGIGISLLPRRAVTRDHRIIDGERELPVIDTYEIGLLHRADADDAVRALASELWRQVQREPE, encoded by the coding sequence ATGCAAGACAGTGCCAAATCGAATAGGACACTGTTCGAGCTGGACCTGCTGCGGGCGCTGGTAATGGTGGCCGACTGCGGCAGCTTCACCACGGCCGCCACGCGCCTGCATTCCACCCAGTCCACGGTCAGCCAGAAGGTGCGCCGGCTGGAGGAACTGGCCGGACATCGCCTGCTCGAGCGCGGTCATCGCGACGTGCACCCCACCGATGCCGGCCATACCCTGCTCGGCTATGCGCGGCGCATGCTCGACCTGAACGAGGAAATGGCGCAGGCGCTGGCCGGCGCCACCGTAGAAACCGCAGTGCGCATCGGCGTGCCGGAAGATTTCGTCAACGCGCAGACCACGCGCATGCTGGCCGCCTTCAGCCGCCGCCACCCGCAGGTGAAGCTGGAAATCAGCAGCGGCCTCAGCCGTGACCTGGCCCACGGCTTCGACCATGGCGAGCTGGACCTGGTGCTGGTCAAGCAGCGACGCAACACCCGGCAGGCCGTGCATTGCCGGCGCGAGCCGATGCACTGGATCGACAGCCTGCGCAGCAGCTGCCTGATGCACGAGCCGTTGCCGCTGGTGACCTTCCCGCCCCGCGGGCTGTACCGCGACGAGATGATCCACGCCGTGGAGGCACTGGGCCTGCGCTGGCGCATCGCCTTCACCAGTTCCTCGCTGAGCGGCATCCAGGGGGCGGTGGCCGATGGCATCGGCATCAGCCTGCTGCCGCGCCGCGCGGTCACCCGCGACCATCGCATCATCGATGGCGAGCGCGAACTGCCGGTGATCGACACCTACGAAATCGGCCTGCTGCATCGCGCCGATGCCGATGATGCGGTGCGTGCGCTGGCCAGTGAACTGTGGCGGCAGGTGCAACGCGAGCCGGAGTGA
- a CDS encoding amidohydrolase family protein, translated as MFRSRPLSLAILLAVAPLSVSAAERADLLIRNATVVDVEHARTQAGQSVVIRGEDIVAVGPDAQLRGQWSAARQIDAKGKYLIPGLWDMHVHFGGGPALIEENKALLPLYIAHGITTVRDCSGDLPQQVLQWRGEIANGTLFGPRLLTSGAKIEGIKPVWKGTIEVGSTADADAAIARLQHDKVDFVKITDSTLKPELFLYSASAARKAGFKASGHIPMALTVEQAVDAGLASIEHLDYAFKAGSKDEAQIAADFGAGRIDRAEANRRLDASFDRDTAMHAYRDFAKRGVFVTPTLNGGRILDFLDQDNHADDPYLAYIGPGLRATYQWRVDRAAKATPAQIQARHAQYHQVAAVLPLLQEAGVTIIAGTDAGFLNSFNFPGIALHQELQLFVKEGLSAPQALSAATRSGPAWFGQMDRYGGVAQGKAADLVLLTANPLQDIAATEKIDSVILRGTVHDRAALDRMLADTRAKVAAWDAEAAKAN; from the coding sequence ATGTTCCGTTCCCGTCCGTTGTCCCTTGCCATCCTCCTTGCGGTCGCGCCGCTGTCGGTCTCGGCTGCCGAACGCGCCGACCTGCTGATCCGCAATGCCACCGTGGTCGATGTCGAACACGCCCGCACCCAGGCCGGGCAGAGCGTGGTGATCCGTGGCGAGGACATCGTCGCGGTCGGCCCGGACGCGCAGCTGCGCGGCCAGTGGAGCGCGGCCCGCCAGATCGACGCCAAGGGCAAGTACCTGATCCCGGGCCTGTGGGACATGCACGTGCACTTCGGCGGTGGCCCGGCGCTGATCGAAGAGAACAAGGCGCTGCTGCCGCTGTACATCGCCCATGGCATCACCACCGTGCGTGACTGTTCGGGTGACCTGCCGCAGCAGGTGCTGCAGTGGCGCGGCGAGATCGCCAACGGCACCCTGTTCGGGCCGCGCCTGCTGACCTCGGGGGCCAAGATCGAAGGGATCAAGCCGGTGTGGAAGGGCACGATCGAAGTGGGCAGCACGGCCGATGCGGACGCCGCGATCGCGCGCCTGCAGCACGACAAGGTCGATTTCGTGAAGATCACCGACAGCACGCTGAAGCCCGAGCTGTTCCTGTACTCGGCCAGTGCCGCGCGCAAGGCCGGCTTCAAGGCCTCGGGCCACATCCCGATGGCACTGACGGTGGAGCAGGCGGTCGATGCCGGCCTGGCCTCGATCGAGCACCTGGACTATGCGTTCAAGGCCGGCAGCAAGGACGAGGCGCAGATCGCCGCCGATTTCGGCGCCGGCCGCATCGATCGCGCCGAAGCCAACCGCCGCCTCGATGCCAGCTTCGACCGCGACACCGCGATGCACGCCTACCGGGATTTCGCCAAGCGTGGCGTGTTCGTGACGCCGACCCTCAACGGCGGCCGCATCCTCGACTTCCTCGACCAGGACAACCACGCCGACGACCCGTACCTGGCCTACATCGGCCCGGGCCTGCGCGCGACCTACCAGTGGCGCGTGGACCGCGCGGCCAAGGCTACGCCGGCACAGATCCAAGCGCGCCACGCGCAGTACCACCAGGTGGCCGCAGTGCTGCCGCTGCTGCAGGAAGCAGGCGTGACGATCATTGCCGGTACCGATGCCGGCTTCCTCAACTCGTTCAACTTCCCGGGCATCGCCCTGCACCAGGAACTGCAGCTGTTCGTGAAGGAAGGCCTGAGCGCACCGCAGGCGCTGTCGGCCGCAACCCGGTCCGGCCCGGCCTGGTTTGGCCAGATGGACCGCTACGGTGGTGTGGCACAGGGCAAGGCTGCGGATCTGGTACTGCTGACCGCCAATCCGCTGCAGGACATCGCGGCCACCGAGAAGATCGACAGCGTGATCCTGCGCGGCACCGTCCATGACCGTGCGGCGCTGGACCGGATGCTGGCCGATACCCGGGCCAAGGTCGCCGCGTGGGATGCCGAGGCGGCGAAGGCGAACTGA